A single region of the Candidatus Binatia bacterium genome encodes:
- a CDS encoding LLM class flavin-dependent oxidoreductase has translation MSQISVGYQDGCLAPLFVSTYSIQQAEKMGADTIWFPDHFMGFAPKWLWTPDICAAANVIHSGDALFDPAPVMAHFAAKFPNLRIGTSVTEAIRRHPVSLAQTFVTLDYLSEGRVVLGIGNGLRENTEPYGLPSKQRVARFEEALEVLQLLFASGGTPVDYEGRFYRLDGAVFDLPLWQDRPPPLFIGAHAPRMLGLTGRFADGWLPGQPVSGEEYGRRLGVISSAAAAAGRAMDGFVAAQTMLLVIGEDRAHLIEQAMASPYIAYNSLGLPGAVWRQHGLDHPFGDDFAGQIELIPAKTTRESVEAAQARMTPELLAAQYYFGTPQQIAEQAAPLADAGCTHFILANMGGNFTGRGAKDFESMGELTRLLKAM, from the coding sequence GGGGCCGACACGATCTGGTTCCCGGATCATTTCATGGGCTTCGCGCCCAAGTGGCTCTGGACACCGGACATCTGCGCCGCCGCGAACGTGATTCACTCGGGAGACGCCCTTTTCGACCCCGCCCCCGTGATGGCGCACTTCGCGGCGAAGTTCCCGAACCTGCGCATCGGCACCTCGGTCACCGAGGCCATCCGCCGGCACCCCGTGTCGCTGGCGCAGACGTTCGTCACGCTCGATTATCTCTCCGAGGGTCGCGTGGTACTCGGCATCGGGAACGGCTTACGAGAGAATACCGAGCCGTACGGACTCCCGTCCAAGCAACGAGTCGCCCGCTTCGAAGAGGCGCTCGAGGTGCTCCAGCTTCTCTTCGCGAGTGGCGGAACGCCGGTCGACTACGAGGGCCGCTTCTACCGACTCGACGGCGCCGTCTTCGACCTTCCGCTGTGGCAAGATCGGCCGCCGCCTCTGTTCATCGGCGCCCACGCGCCTCGAATGCTCGGGCTGACGGGTCGCTTCGCCGACGGGTGGCTCCCGGGACAGCCGGTGAGCGGCGAGGAGTACGGTCGGCGACTTGGCGTGATCTCGAGCGCCGCCGCGGCCGCCGGGCGAGCCATGGACGGATTCGTCGCCGCGCAAACGATGCTCCTCGTGATCGGCGAAGACCGCGCTCATCTGATCGAGCAGGCGATGGCCAGTCCGTACATCGCGTACAACAGCCTCGGCCTTCCAGGCGCCGTTTGGCGGCAGCACGGCCTCGATCATCCGTTCGGCGACGACTTCGCCGGCCAGATCGAGCTCATCCCCGCGAAGACGACCAGAGAATCCGTGGAGGCCGCTCAGGCGCGCATGACACCCGAGCTACTCGCCGCGCAGTATTACTTCGGCACCCCGCAGCAGATCGCCGAGCAGGCCGCGCCTCTGGCCGACGCCGGCTGCACGCATTTCATCCTGGCCAACATGGGTGGCAACTTCACGGGCCGCGGCGCGAAGGACTTCGAATCGATGGGCGAGCTCACCCGCCTCCTGAAGGCGATGTAG